A DNA window from Myripristis murdjan chromosome 19, fMyrMur1.1, whole genome shotgun sequence contains the following coding sequences:
- the ube2d1b gene encoding ubiquitin-conjugating enzyme E2 D1b isoform X2, whose amino-acid sequence MGPGDSPYQGGVFFLTIHFPTDYPFKPPKVAFTTKIYHPNINSNGSICLDILRSQWSPALTVSKVLLSICSLLCDPNPDDPLVPDIAHIYKNDKDKYNKLAKEWTQKYAM is encoded by the exons ATGGGTCCG GGTGACAGTCCTTACCAAGGAGGAGTTTTCTTTCTCACAATCCACTTCCCCACCGACTACCCCTTCAAGCCACCAAAG GTAGCGTTTACAACAAAGATCTATCACCCAAATATAAACAGCAATGGGAGTATCTGTTTGGACATTCTACGGTCACAGTGGTCTCCAGCACTAACAGTATCTAAAG ttttattgtcCATATGTTCGTTGCTTTGTGACCCCAACCCAGACGACCCGTTAGTTCCCGACATAGCGCACATCTACAAGAACGACAAAGACAA atACAACAAACTAGCAAAAGAATGGACCCAAAAGTATGCCATGTAG